A genomic segment from Clostridia bacterium encodes:
- a CDS encoding phosphoenolpyruvate synthase, which produces MAAFDRVKSGIPEMDAALDNIRLGDNVVWRVSDLWEFRLFMEPYLLQAIEDKRNIIYFRFASHEPLVEDRPEVKTIKVPLSHRFETFTVDIHNAIEREGKDAFYIFDCLSELQVMWATDLMMGNFFRVTCPFLFILDTVAFFPIIRGKHSVHAINKILDTTQLFLDVYSDNKNVYVRPEKVWNRSSDTMFLPHTYESETGRFRPVLDGVKSSRFYQVLGKAQRSADEQFMDSWDRSFKKAKVLYENGVDISGQCANMCNIMMTRDTKMREMVKKHFTPEDYFDVRDHMIGTGMIGGKACGMLLARAIIRNTEPEINEFLEPHDSFYVGSDVYYTYIVDNNFWDLRIKQRTEEGYYSLAADFAKHLMNGSFSDEMREQFAHIIEYYGQDPYIVRSSSILEDGFGNAFAGKYESVFCANRGTLAERLSEFEKAIKTVYASTMSLSALDYRKRRGLDKRDEQMALLIQRVSGSYYGAYYMPCAAGVGYSYSPYSFLKSSDQSAGMLRLVMGLGTSAVDRTEGSYPRLVSLDMPEKTIYSSDADRHKFSQGRVEVINASLQDMERLPLRDIEPVMPEYLKNILLEHDFEVESRLREMGRNVSSTFISCRGLVSNKALMSQMRRMLKRIQDEYDYPVDTEFTINVSDNGEYSIDLLQCRPLQVISDRAGVTIPLDVPKEHILLESRGASMGLSKTSKLDLIVWVDPVAYYNMPYREKASVAKLIGKINWHYRDKDKHMMLMVPGRVGTSSPELGVPTSFAEISEFQVVCEMEESRAGYNPELSYGSHFFQDLVEAEILYTAVFNNEKTLHFAPEKLKGQKNILKEIDENSQLEEIVFVYDVSSCGCRLYNDIKNEHLLITI; this is translated from the coding sequence ATGGCTGCATTTGACAGAGTTAAGTCGGGGATACCCGAAATGGACGCCGCTCTTGATAATATCAGGCTTGGCGACAACGTAGTGTGGCGGGTCTCGGACCTTTGGGAGTTTCGCCTTTTTATGGAACCGTATCTTTTGCAGGCGATAGAGGACAAGAGAAATATAATCTACTTCAGATTTGCAAGCCACGAGCCGCTTGTGGAGGACCGTCCCGAGGTGAAAACGATAAAAGTGCCGCTGTCGCACCGCTTCGAGACGTTTACCGTCGATATACACAACGCCATAGAGCGCGAAGGCAAAGACGCATTTTATATTTTCGACTGCCTTTCCGAGCTTCAGGTCATGTGGGCGACGGATCTTATGATGGGCAACTTCTTTCGCGTAACGTGTCCGTTCCTTTTTATACTTGACACAGTCGCGTTCTTCCCGATAATACGGGGAAAGCATTCCGTTCACGCGATAAACAAGATACTCGATACGACGCAGCTTTTTCTTGACGTATATTCGGATAATAAGAACGTATACGTGCGCCCCGAAAAGGTGTGGAACAGAAGCTCCGATACGATGTTTTTGCCGCACACGTACGAGTCTGAAACGGGACGCTTTCGCCCGGTGCTCGACGGCGTAAAGTCGAGCCGCTTTTATCAGGTGCTCGGCAAAGCGCAGCGTTCGGCAGACGAGCAGTTCATGGATTCGTGGGACAGGTCGTTCAAAAAAGCGAAGGTGCTTTACGAAAACGGAGTGGACATATCGGGCCAGTGCGCCAATATGTGCAACATAATGATGACGCGCGACACGAAAATGCGCGAGATGGTAAAGAAGCATTTTACGCCCGAGGACTATTTCGACGTGCGCGACCACATGATAGGCACGGGCATGATAGGAGGCAAGGCCTGCGGCATGCTTCTTGCAAGGGCGATAATAAGAAATACGGAGCCCGAGATAAACGAGTTTTTGGAGCCGCACGATTCGTTTTACGTAGGCTCGGACGTTTACTATACTTATATCGTTGACAACAATTTCTGGGATCTGCGTATAAAGCAGCGTACCGAGGAGGGGTATTATTCCCTTGCCGCCGATTTTGCAAAGCATCTGATGAACGGCAGCTTTTCCGACGAAATGCGAGAGCAGTTCGCTCATATAATCGAGTATTACGGCCAAGACCCGTATATCGTCCGTTCGAGCAGTATACTTGAGGACGGGTTCGGCAACGCCTTCGCGGGCAAGTACGAGTCGGTGTTCTGCGCAAACAGGGGAACGCTTGCGGAACGCCTTTCGGAATTTGAGAAAGCGATAAAGACGGTATACGCAAGCACGATGAGCCTTTCGGCGCTTGACTACCGCAAGAGGCGCGGGCTTGATAAGCGCGACGAGCAGATGGCGCTTCTCATACAGCGCGTTTCGGGTTCTTACTACGGAGCGTATTATATGCCCTGCGCGGCGGGCGTGGGATATTCGTACAGCCCGTACAGCTTTCTTAAAAGCTCGGATCAGTCGGCGGGCATGCTCCGCTTGGTCATGGGTCTCGGCACTTCCGCCGTTGACAGAACGGAGGGCTCGTACCCGCGGCTAGTAAGCCTCGATATGCCCGAAAAGACTATATATTCAAGCGACGCCGACCGCCACAAGTTCTCGCAGGGCAGAGTTGAGGTCATAAACGCTTCGCTGCAGGATATGGAGCGGCTGCCGCTTCGTGATATAGAGCCCGTGATGCCGGAGTATCTTAAAAATATTCTGCTCGAACACGACTTTGAAGTTGAGAGCCGACTCCGTGAAATGGGGAGAAACGTCTCGTCTACGTTCATATCGTGCCGCGGCCTTGTGAGCAATAAGGCGCTCATGTCGCAGATGCGAAGAATGCTTAAGCGAATACAGGATGAGTACGATTATCCGGTCGATACGGAATTTACGATAAACGTCTCCGACAACGGGGAGTATTCCATAGATCTTCTGCAGTGCAGGCCGCTTCAGGTAATAAGCGACAGGGCGGGCGTTACGATACCTTTGGACGTGCCGAAGGAGCATATACTGTTAGAGAGCAGAGGGGCGTCGATGGGGCTTTCAAAGACTTCGAAGCTTGATTTGATAGTTTGGGTAGATCCTGTGGCCTATTACAATATGCCTTACAGGGAGAAGGCCTCCGTGGCAAAGCTTATCGGCAAGATTAACTGGCATTACCGCGATAAAGACAAGCATATGATGCTGATGGTGCCGGGAAGAGTGGGCACTTCGTCGCCCGAGCTGGGCGTTCCCACTTCATTTGCGGAAATAAGCGAGTTTCAGGTCGTTTGTGAAATGGAGGAATCGCGGGCGGGCTACAATCCCGAGCTCTCTTACGGCAGTCACTTCTTTCAGGACCTTGTTGAGGCCGAGATATTATACACCGCCGTATTCAATAACGAAAAAACATTGCATTTTGCTCCCGAAAAGCTAAAGGGACAGAAAAATATTTTAAAAGAGATAGACGAAAACAGCCAGCTTGAAGAAATCGTTTTTGTTTACGACGTAAGCTCATGCGGCTGCAGGCTTTACAACGACATAAAAAATGAGCATCTTTTGATAACCATATAA
- the galU gene encoding UTP--glucose-1-phosphate uridylyltransferase GalU: MVKKAVIPAAGFGTRMLPASKTVPKEMLTLVDRPSISYVVEEAISSGVEDILIITSRGKTAMEEYFVPHFELEAKLSASKKFDELKKLKELTELGNIHFVYQKEQKGLGHAIRCAKAFTGDEPFAVILADDIVYNDGAPATRQLIDAYEKLHGVILGVQYIDDKNISKYGVIKPQTIENGLFRVTDMAEKPKVEEKMSNYAALGHYILTPEIYDAIDATVPGVGGEIQLTDAIRKLIDKNLVYAVDFAGKRYDAGNRLGYMKASVEYALRSPEIGKDFKAYLTQLVKGI; encoded by the coding sequence ATGGTAAAAAAAGCCGTTATCCCTGCGGCGGGCTTCGGCACGAGAATGCTTCCCGCATCAAAAACGGTACCGAAGGAAATGCTTACGCTCGTTGACCGTCCCTCTATATCTTACGTGGTGGAGGAAGCCATATCGTCGGGCGTCGAGGATATCTTGATAATCACGAGCCGAGGCAAAACGGCTATGGAGGAATACTTCGTTCCGCACTTTGAGCTTGAGGCAAAGCTTTCGGCGTCGAAAAAGTTCGACGAGCTTAAAAAGCTAAAGGAGCTTACGGAGCTCGGCAACATACACTTCGTATATCAGAAGGAACAAAAAGGGCTTGGGCATGCGATACGCTGCGCCAAAGCCTTTACCGGAGACGAGCCGTTCGCCGTTATCCTTGCCGACGATATAGTATATAACGACGGCGCGCCTGCCACGCGCCAGCTTATCGACGCATATGAGAAGCTTCACGGCGTTATTTTGGGCGTGCAGTATATAGACGACAAAAACATCTCAAAGTACGGCGTAATAAAGCCCCAAACCATAGAAAACGGCCTCTTCCGCGTGACCGACATGGCCGAAAAGCCGAAGGTCGAGGAGAAAATGTCCAATTACGCCGCGCTCGGCCATTATATCCTGACTCCCGAAATATACGACGCGATAGACGCGACAGTCCCCGGCGTGGGCGGCGAGATACAGCTTACCGACGCCATAAGAAAGCTTATAGACAAAAACCTCGTTTACGCCGTTGATTTTGCCGGCAAGAGATACGATGCGGGAAACAGGCTAGGCTATATGAAGGCGTCAGTCGAATATGCGCTGAGAAGCCCCGAAATAGGAAAAGATTTCAAGGCGTATTTAACACAGCTCGTAAAAGGGATCTAA
- a CDS encoding SDR family oxidoreductase has protein sequence MLKDKTAVVTGAGNGIGKAICDVFLNNGARVIGLDIMDIEGPRQNEISFFKADVASTADCERVYKEIAALHDHIDILVNCAGITMDAMTKKMTEKQFDRVIAVNLKGTWNLTRLIGPAMQQRRSGSIINISSVVGVFGNVGQANYAATKAGVIGMTKSWAKEFAMKGGNVRVNAIAPGYTMTDMMKTVPPDLLEKFRGMTMLGRLAEPSEIANAALFLASDLSSYVTGELLNVNGGMRL, from the coding sequence ATGCTGAAAGATAAAACAGCCGTTGTAACGGGCGCCGGCAACGGCATAGGAAAAGCGATATGCGACGTTTTTTTAAATAACGGCGCAAGGGTCATCGGCCTTGATATAATGGATATCGAAGGACCCCGGCAAAATGAGATAAGCTTTTTTAAGGCGGACGTGGCAAGCACTGCCGACTGCGAAAGAGTATATAAAGAGATCGCGGCTTTGCACGATCATATAGATATTCTCGTAAACTGCGCCGGTATAACGATGGACGCCATGACAAAAAAGATGACGGAGAAACAGTTTGACCGCGTGATCGCCGTAAACTTAAAGGGAACGTGGAATCTGACGCGCCTTATAGGTCCCGCCATGCAGCAAAGAAGATCGGGCTCTATAATCAACATATCTTCCGTTGTAGGAGTATTCGGAAACGTAGGTCAGGCAAATTATGCGGCGACCAAAGCGGGCGTTATAGGGATGACAAAGAGCTGGGCAAAGGAATTTGCGATGAAAGGCGGAAACGTTCGCGTAAACGCCATAGCGCCGGGATATACGATGACCGACATGATGAAGACCGTTCCGCCGGACCTTCTGGAAAAATTCAGGGGCATGACCATGTTGGGCAGGCTTGCCGAGCCTTCGGAGATAGCAAACGCCGCATTATTTCTTGCGTCGGATCTCTCAAGCTATGTTACGGGCGAGCTTTTGAATGTAAACGGCGGCATGAGACTTTAA
- the ssb gene encoding single-stranded DNA-binding protein codes for MNKVILLGRLTADPELRTTPSGISVTTIRVAVSRRFARQGDPVTADFFDVVCWRQTAEFVSRYFTKGRMIAIVGSLQTRKWQDKDGNNRYSTEVVADEVYFADSKKDASASGADSSFRSAPQAPQGDMGAPIGGYTPAQRGDFEEVDDGDELPF; via the coding sequence GTGAATAAAGTTATATTATTGGGACGCTTAACAGCCGACCCCGAGCTTAGAACTACCCCGTCAGGCATTTCAGTTACTACTATACGTGTTGCCGTAAGCAGGCGTTTCGCCCGTCAGGGCGATCCCGTGACCGCCGATTTTTTTGATGTAGTCTGCTGGAGACAGACGGCCGAATTTGTATCGAGATATTTTACAAAGGGCCGTATGATCGCAATAGTCGGCAGCCTTCAGACAAGAAAATGGCAGGACAAGGACGGCAACAACCGCTATTCCACAGAAGTTGTGGCGGATGAGGTATATTTTGCCGATTCCAAAAAAGACGCTTCCGCTTCCGGAGCCGACTCCTCGTTCAGAAGTGCGCCGCAAGCCCCTCAGGGCGATATGGGCGCGCCGATAGGAGGATACACGCCGGCACAGCGCGGAGATTTTGAAGAAGTTGACGACGGCGACGAACTGCCGTTTTGA
- a CDS encoding 30S ribosomal protein S18: MERERPYKNRRAKRKVCQFCVDKVEHIDYKDTARLRRYISDRAKIQPRRITGTCAKHQRQLTEAIKRARHIALLPFTAE, encoded by the coding sequence ATGGAAAGAGAAAGACCTTATAAGAACAGACGTGCAAAGAGAAAGGTTTGCCAGTTCTGCGTTGATAAAGTTGAACATATCGATTACAAGGATACTGCTCGTCTGAGAAGATACATTTCGGACAGAGCAAAGATACAGCCCAGACGCATCACCGGCACCTGCGCTAAGCATCAGCGCCAGCTCACCGAAGCTATCAAGCGCGCACGTCATATCGCTCTTTTACCGTTCACGGCTGAATAA
- a CDS encoding iron-only hydrogenase system regulator: MEKRISIISIIVEDKSIADSINALLHEYGNYIIGRMGIPYRERGISVICVVLDAPNDVTSALSGKLGALSGVSTKTVTSKSY, from the coding sequence ATGGAAAAACGCATATCCATAATTTCCATAATAGTTGAGGATAAAAGCATAGCGGATTCAATAAACGCCCTGCTTCATGAGTACGGCAATTACATAATAGGCCGCATGGGAATACCGTACCGCGAGCGCGGTATTTCGGTCATCTGCGTAGTTTTAGACGCCCCCAACGACGTTACGAGCGCGCTTTCGGGAAAGCTTGGCGCACTTTCGGGCGTTTCAACCAAGACGGTGACGTCAAAATCATATTAG
- a CDS encoding leucine-rich repeat protein: MPETRFKTMKKRLLVILVMAAVLCTSLPVWASAEEVSGVCGADGDNLTWTLDDAGTLTISGAGALTAKYDQYNHNQLVQPWAQKHLMSYNNGQIWVYTYDHIKEVVLGEGITEISGPVFSGHTGLTHIELPESVTTIGDNTFSGCTGLRSVSLPSGITNIGNGTFSGCTELTDIAIPKQVTAIGNETFQDCSSLRSINIPDGVKSIGDYAFENCTALTSVTIPNGVTTIGKYAFSCCESLNEAALPESISKIGKGAFLGCINLSAVTTPKGVTVIESLTFKNCTGLTSVTLPESLTEIGIEAFRDCTGLTRIVIPKNVSYIEDSAFSGCVNLVDIPLTGIICYPHIVTKGTSQQLYITLRPSVTTEKDTTLSYNILKKGVGGIPYASISDDGIITGQWPGHTSLDINTENLTETFDIQVQIEKNGDYINYGYPFVNTRESFGYKKDNHLPVLRYQQAGLSYPKAKLFSSMYKWDGGCYGMAVSSMLFYKGKLDPTDYDKTAKYPYYFPSQIGDDAHKKLREMIELFHLSQYTYLKDWDIAWKLFSFAESLRADEMARQMDSGYPVLLWLKAEHLKEFWIEHTIVLYGYEKTDSGYTFYAYDPSDEIASVDISEDGVSIFYSASDHHDFKVHAYASYYSVENIYTSLAKKNKKDAAALLSSAEEAGDYTYCIVPASEFTVTDADGRSAALKDGELIGDIPDIHLLLPGDRAETPVYTLLMPAGEYTFDGVGSVNMANDELFISVSAKEGPVTVSDDLRSIDLRGDFEVTYTAEGNDYDSLKLTGSAASGVALSLREDMSRADVRGADTIRAAVTVGGQESSVSSEVGASDACVVLNAAADEKAALQILAGGETVTDAVPLSQRQKTEKPVPEIIKASSGPWTLTFDQSDPEAVIYYTTDGTEPDEDNGHVYIGPIEINRPMTIQAAAVKEGYLISDIVSLDVPPFLSAPTCVTPQGISDEPVTVELTAEEGAKIYYTLDGSDPAIEGIEYYGPFTLWTSATLKACCEKDGCFSETAEFRFLIGESGHIYASVEKSSDGTVLKYSATVLEDDAQLLIARFHGANMEDCTFLPPRSGVLPAESGYIYKLFLINADCIPLCESVMLAS; this comes from the coding sequence ATGCCCGAAACGCGTTTTAAAACCATGAAAAAGAGGCTGCTTGTTATACTTGTCATGGCTGCGGTCCTGTGTACATCCCTTCCCGTATGGGCCTCTGCCGAGGAAGTCTCCGGCGTCTGCGGCGCGGACGGGGACAACCTTACCTGGACCCTGGACGACGCCGGAACGCTGACCATCAGCGGGGCCGGGGCTCTCACCGCTAAATATGACCAGTATAATCATAACCAGCTGGTCCAGCCCTGGGCGCAGAAACATTTAATGTCATATAACAACGGCCAGATATGGGTCTATACCTACGACCATATAAAAGAAGTGGTCCTTGGCGAAGGGATCACCGAGATCTCCGGTCCCGTTTTTTCAGGCCACACCGGACTGACACACATAGAGCTCCCCGAAAGCGTTACTACCATCGGTGACAACACGTTTTCAGGGTGTACGGGCCTTAGATCCGTTTCGCTCCCTTCCGGCATTACGAACATCGGGAACGGCACGTTTTCAGGATGCACCGAGCTTACCGATATTGCCATACCGAAGCAAGTTACAGCCATCGGCAATGAAACGTTCCAAGACTGTTCCTCGCTTCGAAGCATCAACATTCCGGACGGGGTTAAAAGCATAGGCGATTATGCCTTCGAGAACTGTACTGCTCTGACCTCCGTGACGATACCGAACGGCGTAACGACGATAGGCAAGTACGCGTTCTCGTGCTGCGAGAGCCTTAACGAGGCCGCGCTGCCCGAAAGCATTTCCAAGATCGGAAAAGGGGCGTTCCTCGGCTGCATAAACTTAAGTGCGGTGACAACACCAAAAGGCGTGACCGTCATCGAGAGCTTGACGTTTAAAAACTGCACGGGCCTTACGAGCGTAACTTTGCCGGAAAGCCTGACCGAGATTGGGATCGAGGCTTTTAGAGACTGCACCGGTCTTACAAGGATCGTTATCCCCAAAAACGTAAGTTATATCGAGGACAGCGCTTTTTCCGGCTGCGTAAACCTCGTTGATATCCCGCTCACCGGGATCATTTGCTATCCCCATATTGTGACGAAGGGTACCAGCCAACAGTTGTACATCACACTGCGGCCCTCCGTCACAACAGAGAAGGATACGACTCTCAGTTACAACATCCTCAAAAAAGGAGTCGGGGGCATTCCTTACGCGTCGATCAGTGACGACGGGATCATCACCGGCCAATGGCCGGGACATACCTCACTTGACATCAACACGGAAAACCTGACCGAGACCTTTGATATACAGGTGCAGATAGAAAAAAACGGAGATTATATAAACTACGGGTATCCGTTCGTCAATACTCGGGAATCGTTCGGATATAAAAAAGACAACCACCTTCCGGTATTGAGATACCAGCAGGCCGGCCTGTCGTATCCGAAGGCAAAACTGTTCAGTTCCATGTATAAATGGGACGGAGGCTGCTATGGAATGGCGGTTTCCTCAATGCTGTTCTATAAGGGCAAGCTTGACCCGACAGACTATGATAAAACGGCAAAATACCCGTATTATTTTCCTTCGCAGATAGGCGACGATGCCCATAAAAAGCTCAGAGAGATGATCGAGCTTTTCCATCTGTCCCAGTACACATATCTGAAGGACTGGGACATCGCCTGGAAACTCTTCAGTTTCGCGGAGTCCCTGCGGGCCGACGAAATGGCGAGACAGATGGACAGTGGGTATCCGGTGCTGCTGTGGCTGAAAGCGGAGCATCTCAAAGAGTTCTGGATCGAGCACACCATCGTCCTGTACGGGTATGAAAAAACAGACTCCGGATATACTTTCTATGCATACGATCCAAGCGATGAGATAGCGTCTGTCGATATCTCGGAGGACGGCGTGTCTATATTTTACAGCGCGTCAGATCATCATGATTTTAAAGTGCACGCATATGCCTCGTATTACAGCGTTGAGAATATCTATACGAGCCTTGCCAAAAAAAATAAAAAAGACGCGGCTGCGCTGCTTAGCAGTGCCGAAGAAGCCGGAGATTACACTTATTGCATCGTTCCCGCGTCCGAGTTCACCGTTACCGATGCTGACGGCAGAAGCGCTGCGCTGAAAGACGGAGAACTCATCGGAGATATCCCTGACATTCACCTGCTTCTTCCCGGCGACCGGGCGGAAACGCCCGTATATACGCTGCTTATGCCTGCGGGCGAATACACATTCGACGGGGTCGGCAGCGTAAACATGGCCAACGACGAACTCTTCATCAGCGTTTCTGCCAAAGAGGGACCGGTTACGGTATCTGACGATCTGCGCAGCATAGATCTTAGAGGAGATTTTGAAGTGACCTATACCGCGGAAGGAAACGACTATGACTCGCTTAAGCTGACCGGTTCGGCGGCTTCCGGCGTCGCTCTTTCCCTGCGGGAAGACATGAGCCGCGCAGATGTGCGCGGAGCCGATACGATCCGTGCCGCGGTAACGGTAGGCGGCCAAGAGAGTAGCGTTTCCTCCGAGGTCGGGGCTTCGGACGCCTGTGTAGTATTAAACGCCGCCGCGGATGAAAAAGCCGCTCTTCAGATCCTGGCCGGCGGCGAGACGGTCACGGACGCCGTGCCGCTTTCACAACGTCAGAAAACAGAAAAGCCCGTACCGGAAATCATCAAAGCTTCCTCCGGTCCGTGGACACTGACTTTCGATCAAAGCGATCCGGAAGCGGTCATCTACTACACCACGGACGGGACCGAACCGGACGAGGATAACGGGCATGTCTACATTGGTCCCATCGAGATAAACCGGCCCATGACGATCCAGGCGGCGGCGGTGAAAGAGGGATATCTTATAAGCGATATCGTGTCTCTGGACGTTCCTCCATTCCTTTCCGCGCCGACCTGCGTCACACCGCAGGGGATCAGCGACGAGCCGGTCACGGTGGAACTGACCGCCGAGGAAGGGGCGAAGATCTATTACACTCTCGACGGGAGCGATCCCGCAATTGAAGGAATAGAATACTACGGACCCTTTACCCTGTGGACCAGCGCAACTCTCAAGGCATGCTGCGAAAAGGACGGATGCTTCAGCGAAACGGCCGAATTCCGTTTCCTCATAGGAGAATCTGGCCACATATATGCAAGCGTGGAGAAAAGTTCCGATGGTACCGTTCTGAAATACAGCGCCACTGTGCTTGAAGACGACGCGCAGCTCCTTATCGCCCGATTTCATGGGGCCAATATGGAAGACTGTACGTTCCTCCCGCCAAGATCGGGAGTCTTACCCGCAGAGAGCGGCTATATTTACAAACTGTTCCTCATAAACGCTGATTGCATTCCGCTATGCGAGTCGGTTATGCTCGCGTCGTGA
- a CDS encoding 30S ribosomal protein S6: MEKKLVSYETIFIVDMTGGEEAVAAAVDKFKTLIEKSATVESVDEWGKRRLAYPINDLTEGYYVLVNFQSDPEFPKELDRIYNINDAILRSIIIRKDA; this comes from the coding sequence ATGGAGAAAAAACTTGTCAGCTACGAGACGATTTTTATCGTTGATATGACGGGCGGAGAAGAAGCCGTTGCAGCTGCCGTAGACAAGTTCAAGACTTTGATAGAAAAGTCTGCGACTGTCGAAAGCGTTGACGAATGGGGAAAAAGACGCCTTGCGTATCCGATAAATGACCTTACCGAAGGCTATTACGTTCTCGTCAACTTCCAGAGCGATCCTGAGTTCCCGAAAGAGCTCGACCGTATCTACAATATCAATGATGCTATTTTACGTTCCATTATTATCAGAAAAGATGCGTAA
- a CDS encoding QueT transporter family protein, whose translation MKTKDLVTGALIAGAYLALTLVLAPISYGPIQFRVSEALTLLPLIFPQAVPGLFIGCLLANVFGGYGAIDIVCGSAATLAAAIVTRYIGTHITARAPRLVLGALPPVLFNAVVIGAMLTFVELGVFDPALFAINGTQILISQAGVVYVIGIPLVIALQKANQKYAFAK comes from the coding sequence ATGAAAACAAAAGACCTTGTAACGGGCGCGCTTATCGCGGGAGCATATCTGGCTCTTACGCTGGTGCTTGCGCCTATCTCCTACGGCCCCATCCAGTTTAGGGTGTCGGAGGCGCTCACGCTGCTTCCGCTCATATTCCCCCAGGCTGTGCCGGGGCTTTTTATCGGATGCCTGCTTGCCAACGTATTCGGCGGCTACGGCGCGATAGATATAGTATGCGGCTCGGCTGCAACGCTTGCGGCTGCGATAGTAACGCGCTATATCGGAACGCACATAACTGCGCGCGCGCCCAGGCTCGTACTCGGCGCCCTGCCGCCCGTCCTCTTCAACGCCGTCGTTATAGGCGCGATGCTTACGTTCGTTGAGCTGGGCGTATTCGACCCCGCCTTATTTGCGATAAACGGCACGCAGATACTTATAAGCCAGGCAGGCGTAGTGTATGTTATAGGCATACCCCTCGTCATCGCCTTACAGAAGGCAAATCAAAAATACGCATTTGCAAAATAG
- a CDS encoding P1 family peptidase, with protein MEKKLIKITDIDGIKIGHAQDEKNATGCTVIICEKGASCGCDVRGGGPATRETGLFLPGSAPRKMHAVMLSGGSAFGLDACGGAMAYLAEKSIGYKVGPFYVPLVVGASVFDLPVGSGYVYPNKKMGYEAAKNASSGDIAEGNVGAGIGCIVGKFAGKDYAMKTGLGIYGVSYGPLKVAALAVVNAVGNVVDPETGKFVAGILSEDGQSIRSAKEYFLNAAIPEGGIENTTLCCIVTNADLTKGEANRTAVITHNGYARTISPVHTSKDGDAVFVMATGEIKTTPDVVGTIAADCAAEAILRASKVKGAYGFKGYYDIFGDE; from the coding sequence ATGGAAAAGAAGCTCATAAAGATAACAGACATAGACGGTATAAAGATAGGCCACGCGCAGGACGAAAAAAACGCCACGGGCTGCACCGTTATTATATGCGAGAAGGGCGCTTCGTGCGGCTGTGACGTAAGAGGCGGCGGCCCCGCCACGAGAGAAACGGGGCTTTTTCTTCCCGGCAGCGCGCCGCGCAAGATGCACGCCGTTATGCTTTCGGGCGGCAGCGCGTTCGGGCTCGACGCCTGCGGCGGCGCAATGGCGTATCTTGCCGAGAAAAGCATCGGCTATAAGGTGGGTCCTTTTTATGTGCCGCTCGTCGTCGGCGCGTCGGTTTTCGACCTCCCCGTGGGCAGCGGATACGTGTATCCCAATAAGAAAATGGGCTATGAGGCGGCAAAGAACGCAAGCTCGGGCGATATAGCCGAAGGCAATGTGGGCGCGGGCATAGGATGCATAGTAGGCAAGTTTGCGGGCAAGGACTACGCCATGAAGACAGGACTGGGCATATACGGCGTGTCGTACGGTCCGCTCAAGGTGGCGGCTTTGGCCGTTGTGAACGCCGTGGGAAACGTCGTAGATCCCGAAACGGGTAAGTTCGTCGCCGGGATACTCAGCGAAGACGGGCAAAGCATTAGGAGCGCGAAGGAATACTTTCTTAACGCCGCGATCCCCGAAGGCGGCATAGAGAACACAACGCTCTGCTGCATCGTGACGAACGCCGACCTTACTAAGGGCGAGGCGAACCGCACGGCCGTGATAACGCACAACGGCTACGCAAGGACGATAAGCCCCGTACATACGTCGAAGGACGGCGACGCCGTGTTCGTGATGGCTACCGGCGAAATAAAGACCACGCCCGACGTAGTGGGTACGATAGCGGCCGACTGCGCCGCCGAGGCCATACTTCGCGCATCGAAAGTTAAGGGCGCATACGGCTTTAAGGGATATTACGATATTTTCGGAGACGAATAA